Proteins from one Ipomoea triloba cultivar NCNSP0323 chromosome 1, ASM357664v1 genomic window:
- the LOC116001546 gene encoding uncharacterized protein LOC116001546 isoform X2, producing the protein MVCLSHGQFLPVCLICLVIQRSLGWVMSFQAVLIVTVKLPSEEEALLDSPTIICLKKSKLLLMSMKFLETLYQLSIGLLLTATHRITRFLNIMYISFSRYGIAPGMKLIFVFMNSSRHPISKKGYIQFQVPTKCNKDHTVEWIEKHYPGLFQNMYFGNHFALNGKSIPKSEICRCARGSPKRQSLYQRVGHFQVPYLEDPNTGVQMFESAEIVEYLRATYAL; encoded by the exons ATGGTTTGCCTAAGCCACGGGCAGTTTCTCCCTGTTTGCCTCATTTGCTTGGTGATTCAGAGGAGTTTAGGCTGGGTGATGAGCTTTCAAGCTGTTCTGATAGTAACAGTAAAGCTTCCCTCCGAGGAGGAAGCTCTCTTGGATTCTCCAACCATTATTTGCCTGAAAAAATCGAAGTTGCTGTTGATGTCGATGAAG TTCTTGGAAACTTTGTATCAGCTCTCAATCGGTTTATTGCTGACCGCTACTCATCGCATCACTCGGTTTCTGAATATCATGTATATTAGTTTTTCAAG ATATGGAATTGCTCCAGGGATGAAG CTGATATTCGTGTTCATGAATTCTTCAAGACATCCTATTTCAAAAAAGGGATACATCCAATTCCAG GTCCCGACAAAATGCAATAAAGATCACACAGTTGAGTGGATTGAGAAGCATTATCCTGGTCTTTTTCAGAATATGTACTTTGGAAATCATTTTGCTTTAAATGGAAAGTCCATACCAAAATCAGAAATTTGCAG ATGTGCTCGTGGCAGCCCCAAACGCCAGTCATTGTACCAGAGAGTCGGACATTTCCAG GTTCCGTACTTAGAAGATCCAAATACCGGGGTGCAGATGTTTGAGAGCGCAGAGATTGTGGAATATTTACGTGCAACTTACGCTCTCTAA
- the LOC116008480 gene encoding uncharacterized protein LOC116008480 — protein MHLKLLVVLDKFFVIFFLHFCRYSASFVDKKEIPPDQYALEIAGFAVKETSKLGPRPEKPIEIYEFESCPFCRKVREIVAILDLDVLFYPCPRNGPNFRPKVAQMGGKQQFPYMVDPNTGVAMYESDEII, from the exons ATGCACTTGAAATTGCTGGTAGTACtggataaattttttgtaatattcttTCTGCACTTCTGCAGATATTCAGCCTCCTTTGTGGACAAGAAAGAGATACCACCTGACCAGTATGCACTTGAAATTGCTG GTTTCGCGGTGAAAGAGACTTCGAAACTGGGTCCTCGGCCAGAGAAGCCAATTGAGATATATGAATTTGAAAG CTGCCCCTTTTGTCGGAAG GTAAGGGAAATTGTCGCAATTTTGGATCTTGATGTCTTGTTCTATCCTTGCCCAAGAAATGGCCCAAATTTTCGTCCTAAGGTTGCTCAGATGGGTGGAAAGCAACAGTTTCCTTATATG GTTGATCCAAACACTGGAGTTGCAATGTATGAATCAGATGAGATAATATAG
- the LOC116001546 gene encoding uncharacterized protein LOC116001546 isoform X1: MVCLSHGQFLPVCLICLVIQRSLGWVMSFQAVLIVTVKLPSEEEALLDSPTIICLKKSKLLLMSMKFLETLYQLSIGLLLTATHRITRFLNIMYISFSRYGIAPGMKLIFVFMNSSRHPISKKGYIQFQVPTKCNKDHTVEWIEKHYPGLFQNMYFGNHFALNGKSIPKSEICRSLGAKVLIDDNPRYAIECAEVGMKVLLFDYENSYPWCKAESVEGHPLVTKVHNWEEVEQQLVSWTFPKIVAKCARGSPKRQSLYQRVGHFQVPYLEDPNTGVQMFESAEIVEYLRATYAL; the protein is encoded by the exons ATGGTTTGCCTAAGCCACGGGCAGTTTCTCCCTGTTTGCCTCATTTGCTTGGTGATTCAGAGGAGTTTAGGCTGGGTGATGAGCTTTCAAGCTGTTCTGATAGTAACAGTAAAGCTTCCCTCCGAGGAGGAAGCTCTCTTGGATTCTCCAACCATTATTTGCCTGAAAAAATCGAAGTTGCTGTTGATGTCGATGAAG TTCTTGGAAACTTTGTATCAGCTCTCAATCGGTTTATTGCTGACCGCTACTCATCGCATCACTCGGTTTCTGAATATCATGTATATTAGTTTTTCAAG ATATGGAATTGCTCCAGGGATGAAG CTGATATTCGTGTTCATGAATTCTTCAAGACATCCTATTTCAAAAAAGGGATACATCCAATTCCAG GTCCCGACAAAATGCAATAAAGATCACACAGTTGAGTGGATTGAGAAGCATTATCCTGGTCTTTTTCAGAATATGTACTTTGGAAATCATTTTGCTTTAAATGGAAAGTCCATACCAAAATCAGAAATTTGCAG GTCACTCGGAGCAAAAGTTTTGATCGATGATAATCCAAGATATGCGATCGAGTGTGCTGAAGTTGGAATGAAGGTTCTTCTCTTTGATTACGAAAATTCTTATCCATGGTGCAAGGCAGAGTCAGTTGAAGGCCACCCTCTAGTCACTAAAGTTCATAATTGGGAAGAAGTGGAGCAGCAATTAGTATCGTGGACTTTTCCCAAAATCGTTGCAAA ATGTGCTCGTGGCAGCCCCAAACGCCAGTCATTGTACCAGAGAGTCGGACATTTCCAG GTTCCGTACTTAGAAGATCCAAATACCGGGGTGCAGATGTTTGAGAGCGCAGAGATTGTGGAATATTTACGTGCAACTTACGCTCTCTAA